A single region of the Halarsenatibacter silvermanii genome encodes:
- the rpe gene encoding ribulose-phosphate 3-epimerase: protein MIITAKIAPSLLAADFSQLREQLQQIENADYLHLDVMDGSYVPNMTFGPVVIEDLRDFSELPFDTHLMIENPEDFIEDFAEAGSDIITFHEEAALHSHRVLQQIKNEGCRAGISLNPHTPLANIKYLMPELDMILIMSVNPGFGGQSFIPVMREKISAARDMIERHNSSAELAVDGGIKLDNVDEIVDAGADVIVAGSAIFGKENPAEAVSRFKNRV from the coding sequence ATGATCATTACAGCTAAGATTGCTCCTTCACTGCTGGCAGCCGATTTTTCTCAGCTCAGGGAACAGCTGCAGCAGATAGAAAATGCTGATTATCTTCATCTTGACGTGATGGACGGTAGTTATGTTCCCAATATGACTTTTGGACCGGTGGTGATCGAAGATTTAAGAGATTTTAGCGAACTCCCTTTTGATACACATCTGATGATAGAAAATCCTGAAGATTTTATCGAAGATTTTGCAGAAGCTGGCTCAGACATTATAACATTCCATGAAGAGGCCGCTCTTCACAGCCACAGGGTCCTGCAGCAGATAAAAAATGAGGGCTGTCGGGCGGGAATCTCTCTCAATCCTCATACTCCTCTGGCGAATATCAAATATTTAATGCCCGAGCTCGATATGATTCTGATTATGTCGGTTAACCCCGGTTTTGGAGGTCAGAGTTTCATACCGGTCATGCGTGAAAAGATCTCCGCGGCCAGAGATATGATAGAAAGACATAACAGCTCTGCCGAGCTGGCGGTAGATGGAGGTATAAAACTCGATAATGTTGACGAGATAGTTGATGCCGGGGCTGATGTTATAGTTGCTGGCTCTGCTATATTTGGAAAAGAAAATCCGGCAGAAGCTGTCTCCCGGTTTAAAAACAGGGTTTAA
- the rsgA gene encoding ribosome small subunit-dependent GTPase A yields MKGIVTEAVGGFFYVVDDEGQKHRCEVRGRVQEQIFPGDRVVFENWMIEEIIPRDNLLHRPKVANVDAVNIMFSIKEPEIDFSLLDRFILLVEKEGLNPVILINKLDLDSDFPAKQEDKITAYKNAGYSVHIFSVSKGTNLQVVKESLFAGINVMAGPSGVGKSALINELVSGAELTVGDISEKLGRGTHTTRQVKLVPLPGNGWVADSPGFTSLTLENLKPEEVKNYFPDFSGYQNKCHFSTCTHTHEPDCFVKESVENNEIPEFRYNSYCQLVEAARKEGDDHYS; encoded by the coding sequence ATGAAGGGTATAGTAACCGAAGCAGTGGGCGGATTTTTTTACGTTGTTGACGATGAAGGTCAAAAGCATCGCTGTGAAGTCAGGGGCAGGGTTCAGGAGCAGATCTTTCCCGGGGATCGGGTTGTTTTCGAAAATTGGATGATTGAGGAGATAATTCCCAGGGATAATCTTCTACATCGTCCCAAAGTGGCCAATGTTGATGCCGTAAATATAATGTTTTCGATCAAAGAACCGGAGATAGATTTTAGTCTGCTCGATAGATTTATTCTGCTGGTGGAAAAAGAAGGTCTGAATCCGGTTATTTTAATAAATAAACTCGATCTCGATTCCGATTTTCCCGCTAAACAGGAGGATAAGATTACAGCCTACAAAAATGCCGGTTATTCAGTTCATATTTTTAGTGTGAGTAAAGGGACAAATCTGCAGGTTGTGAAGGAGTCGTTGTTTGCCGGCATAAACGTAATGGCCGGACCTTCTGGTGTGGGCAAATCGGCTCTGATCAACGAACTGGTTTCAGGGGCGGAGCTCACGGTGGGAGATATCAGTGAAAAACTGGGCAGAGGAACTCATACCACCCGCCAGGTTAAACTAGTGCCGCTTCCCGGAAATGGCTGGGTTGCTGACAGTCCCGGTTTTACTTCCTTAACTCTGGAAAATCTAAAACCTGAAGAAGTGAAAAATTATTTTCCGGATTTCAGTGGATATCAAAATAAATGTCATTTCAGCACCTGCACTCATACTCATGAACCCGATTGTTTTGTAAAAGAGTCCGTAGAAAATAACGAAATTCCAGAATTCAGATATAATTCATACTGTCAACTGGTTGAGGCCGCTCGCAAGGAGGGTGATGATCATTACAGCTAA